Proteins found in one Salinimonas lutimaris genomic segment:
- the rutA gene encoding pyrimidine utilization protein A → MDIGVFIPIGNNGWLISKNSPQYKPTFDLNKEIVLKAEKYDLDFALSMIKLRGFGGETEFWDYNLESFTLMAGLAAVTSKIQLYATAATLVLPPAIMARMASTIDSISNGRFGVNLVTGWQRPEYSQMGMWPGDEFFGNRYEYLDEYIQVVKELWETGQSDFKGEHFQMDDCRMLPQPQRKIPLICAGQSAAGMDFSARHADYNFCFGKGVNTPTAFAPTAARLTDAAQKHNRQVGSAVLMMVIADETDEKAMAKWESYKEGKDQSALDWMATQGAADKKSDKDTNIRDMTNPTSAVNLNMGTLVGSFQSVAAMLDEIATVPGCEGVLLTFDDFLQGMDDFGTRIQPLMKSRQHLAGASGAA, encoded by the coding sequence ATGGATATAGGTGTCTTCATTCCAATTGGAAACAATGGCTGGTTAATTTCAAAAAACTCACCTCAGTACAAGCCCACTTTTGATCTTAATAAAGAGATTGTGTTGAAAGCTGAAAAGTATGATCTGGATTTTGCATTATCAATGATCAAACTGCGTGGGTTTGGCGGCGAAACCGAGTTCTGGGATTACAATCTGGAATCATTCACCCTGATGGCCGGACTGGCCGCAGTGACCTCAAAAATTCAACTGTATGCCACAGCGGCCACGCTGGTATTGCCGCCGGCCATCATGGCACGAATGGCAAGCACCATCGATTCTATTTCCAATGGGCGGTTTGGGGTCAACCTGGTGACCGGCTGGCAGCGACCCGAATATTCACAAATGGGGATGTGGCCGGGAGATGAGTTTTTTGGTAACCGCTATGAATATCTGGACGAATACATTCAGGTGGTCAAAGAGCTGTGGGAAACCGGCCAGAGTGATTTTAAGGGCGAACATTTTCAGATGGACGACTGCCGGATGTTACCCCAGCCTCAACGCAAAATTCCGCTTATCTGTGCAGGACAAAGTGCAGCAGGTATGGACTTTTCGGCTCGCCACGCTGATTACAATTTTTGTTTTGGTAAAGGCGTTAATACGCCTACAGCGTTTGCCCCTACCGCCGCCCGGTTGACCGACGCTGCGCAAAAGCACAACCGGCAGGTGGGATCGGCGGTGCTGATGATGGTGATTGCTGATGAAACCGACGAAAAAGCCATGGCGAAGTGGGAAAGCTATAAAGAGGGCAAGGACCAGTCAGCTCTTGACTGGATGGCTACACAGGGCGCTGCGGATAAAAAATCAGACAAAGATACTAACATCCGGGACATGACGAATCCCACTTCGGCGGTGAACCTGAACATGGGAACGCTGGTCGGGTCTTTTCAGTCGGTGGCTGCCATGCTCGATGAAATCGCTACTGTACCAGGCTGCGAAGGGGTGCTGCTGACATTTGATGACTTTTTGCAGGGGATGGATGATTTTGGCACCCGGATTCAGCCTTTGATGAAATCCCGTCAGCATCTGGCCGGTGCTTCAGGAGCTGCATAA
- the rutR gene encoding HTH-type transcriptional regulator RutR — MPQSPKKEKSERIFSPQAQKRREEAIAAKRHKIMQAALALFAENGVSGTTVEQVSALADVSKSNLLYYFKSKDGLYLAVITHLLEVWLSPLHRFCAEQDPIETLGEYIRLKLEMSRDNPAESKLFCMEIVQGAPMLIKELETPLKQLLDAKSAVINQWVASGKLKPVEPYHLIFSIWAITQHYADFSVQIKAVTGEDLSSPSFFDSTLNNIQRIILGGLTP, encoded by the coding sequence ATGCCACAGAGCCCTAAAAAGGAAAAATCCGAACGCATTTTTAGCCCCCAGGCACAAAAACGCCGGGAGGAGGCCATTGCCGCTAAGCGTCACAAAATCATGCAGGCTGCTCTGGCGCTATTTGCAGAAAACGGAGTCAGTGGTACCACGGTGGAGCAGGTGTCAGCGCTCGCCGATGTATCAAAAAGCAATCTGCTGTATTACTTTAAAAGCAAGGACGGCCTGTATCTGGCGGTAATTACCCACCTACTTGAAGTATGGCTAAGTCCGCTTCACCGCTTTTGCGCAGAGCAAGACCCGATTGAAACATTGGGTGAATACATCAGGCTGAAACTGGAGATGTCCCGGGACAACCCGGCTGAGTCAAAGCTGTTTTGCATGGAGATTGTTCAGGGCGCGCCCATGCTGATAAAAGAACTGGAAACGCCGCTTAAACAGCTGCTTGATGCAAAGAGCGCGGTCATTAATCAGTGGGTGGCCTCAGGGAAGCTGAAACCGGTAGAGCCTTATCATCTGATTTTCAGTATCTGGGCCATCACTCAGCATTACGCGGATTTTAGTGTGCAAATAAAGGCTGTTACCGGCGAGGATCTGAGTAGCCCGTCCTTTTTCGACAGCACGCTAAATAATATCCAGCGTATTATTTTAGGTGGACTAACGCCCTGA
- the btsR gene encoding two-component system response regulator BtsR, with translation MLRALVIDDEPLARDILCELLDETGSVTVIGQAANAIEGLEMIQQHQPDVLFLDIEMPQLSGLDLLAMLDGDTMPYVVLVTAFEQYAIAAFEGNAFDYLLKPVEPERLAKTLDRLQKRSVPQSLPPGSATLTHIPCSGHQRIRLIAEQDIDMAFSDLAGVHIKTASQQSDTQLTLKTLEQKTSLIRCHRQYLVRLSSVSEIKLLDNGLASLITHAGDTVPVSRRYLKKLKDALFVQKH, from the coding sequence ATGTTACGTGCGCTGGTAATTGATGATGAACCCCTGGCCCGAGATATATTGTGTGAACTGCTGGATGAAACCGGCAGTGTAACGGTCATCGGACAGGCAGCCAATGCTATAGAAGGACTGGAGATGATTCAGCAACATCAGCCGGATGTGCTGTTTCTGGATATTGAAATGCCTCAGTTATCCGGTCTGGATTTGCTGGCCATGCTTGACGGTGACACCATGCCTTATGTGGTACTGGTCACGGCTTTTGAACAATATGCTATTGCGGCTTTTGAGGGGAACGCGTTTGATTATCTGCTCAAGCCGGTCGAGCCAGAACGGCTGGCAAAAACCCTCGACCGACTGCAAAAACGCTCAGTACCTCAGTCGTTGCCGCCCGGCTCTGCTACCCTGACTCACATTCCCTGCTCAGGCCATCAGCGGATCCGGCTGATTGCTGAACAGGATATCGATATGGCGTTCAGCGATCTGGCCGGTGTTCACATTAAAACAGCATCACAACAGTCTGACACCCAGCTGACACTGAAAACACTGGAGCAAAAAACGTCCCTGATACGCTGCCATCGCCAGTATTTGGTGCGGCTTAGCAGCGTTAGTGAAATAAAGCTGTTGGACAACGGGCTGGCCAGTCTGATTACCCATGCCGGCGACACGGTTCCGGTCAGCCGCCGGTATCTAAAAAAACTTAAAGATGCATTGTTTGTGCAAAAGCATTAA
- a CDS encoding alcohol dehydrogenase family protein, with product MNTAIPSTMYGVYLTAHGGPECLEYRTDIPVPKPKPGEVLIKVLAAGVNNTDINTRVGWYSKGDNDSEDAGWGGSALNLPLIQGADVCGEIVAVGDNVPAQRVGDRVLIEPCLQEADGKTLDYPWYLGSEINGGFAQYTVVAARHAVTVNSNLSAAELASFPCSYSTAENMLTKSQVGEQDIVLITGASGGVGSAAIQLAKARGATVYAVTSPAKAAQLTELGADKIIERGADLVQTLGESSVSVVIDLVAGPAWPTLLEILKPQGRYAVSGAIAGPLVELDVRTLYLKDLSFYGCTVLRPEVFGNLVSRIEKQQIKPLVAQVYPLKDINQAQEAFQQKSHVGKLVLQVDGATD from the coding sequence ATGAATACAGCAATTCCCAGTACTATGTACGGCGTATACCTGACAGCACACGGCGGCCCTGAATGCCTGGAATATCGTACGGATATTCCGGTGCCCAAACCCAAACCCGGCGAAGTATTAATAAAAGTACTGGCGGCGGGGGTGAACAACACGGATATCAATACCCGGGTAGGCTGGTATTCAAAAGGTGATAACGACAGCGAAGATGCCGGCTGGGGCGGCAGCGCCCTGAATCTGCCGCTGATACAGGGCGCAGATGTATGTGGTGAGATTGTGGCTGTGGGTGATAATGTGCCGGCACAGCGGGTTGGCGACAGAGTATTGATTGAGCCCTGCCTGCAGGAGGCCGATGGCAAAACTCTGGATTATCCCTGGTATCTTGGCTCAGAAATCAACGGCGGCTTTGCCCAGTATACCGTGGTGGCAGCGCGTCATGCGGTAACAGTAAACAGCAATCTGTCTGCGGCTGAACTGGCCAGTTTCCCATGTTCTTACTCCACGGCTGAAAATATGCTGACCAAGTCACAGGTCGGTGAACAGGACATTGTGCTGATTACCGGCGCATCCGGTGGGGTAGGCTCGGCGGCAATCCAGCTGGCTAAAGCCCGTGGTGCCACTGTTTATGCGGTCACCAGCCCTGCTAAAGCGGCGCAGCTGACCGAGCTGGGCGCGGACAAAATTATTGAACGGGGCGCAGATCTGGTCCAGACACTGGGCGAAAGCAGCGTGAGTGTAGTGATTGATCTGGTGGCAGGACCAGCCTGGCCGACCTTGCTGGAGATTTTAAAACCGCAGGGCCGGTATGCCGTGTCAGGGGCTATTGCCGGGCCGCTGGTAGAGCTGGATGTCAGAACCCTGTATCTTAAAGATCTGAGTTTTTACGGCTGTACCGTATTACGGCCCGAAGTGTTCGGTAATCTGGTCAGCCGGATTGAGAAACAACAAATTAAACCTTTGGTTGCTCAGGTTTATCCGTTGAAAGATATTAATCAGGCGCAGGAAGCGTTTCAGCAAAAAAGCCACGTGGGCAAGCTGGTATTGCAGGTTGACGGCGCCACAGACTGA
- a CDS encoding MerC domain-containing protein, with the protein MQKRQACGDNLAVALSALCMLHCLTPVLVLLLPSLTSLLAFHDETFHAGLLFIIIPVGLLALCSGYRHHLQRRWLSVGIAGLTVLALPVVLGHERIPEQTETIITITGSLLIVCAHIQNLRLARETDCAENHSRHEHSVPSYKRNIT; encoded by the coding sequence GTGCAAAAACGTCAAGCCTGTGGCGATAACCTGGCTGTCGCGCTGTCAGCACTATGTATGCTGCACTGCCTGACACCGGTTCTGGTGTTACTGCTTCCCTCACTCACCAGTTTACTGGCGTTTCATGATGAAACATTCCACGCCGGTTTACTTTTTATCATTATCCCTGTTGGTCTACTTGCGCTGTGCTCCGGTTATCGGCATCACCTGCAGCGACGCTGGCTGAGTGTTGGGATTGCGGGGCTGACAGTACTGGCGCTCCCCGTCGTGCTGGGTCACGAGCGCATTCCGGAACAAACTGAAACCATCATCACGATAACCGGTTCTCTGCTAATAGTATGCGCACATATTCAGAACCTTCGCCTGGCGCGGGAAACAGATTGTGCTGAGAACCACAGCCGGCACGAACACTCAGTTCCATCTTATAAAAGGAATATAACCTGA
- a CDS encoding DUF1826 domain-containing protein codes for MIATEIPVQPRYAVCGTTPEILADIFDPKNNLAVWQRLLPQSCTDAIENLLNDGKRLNITQEVPASGCLDVLNHIVQLTDWPDALKQDIAHIVDMYTCLFGVDSAGLRLRTLDGAMCPKFHFDRVPCRLITTYHGTGTQWLPQTGNKYQNSMQTLNSGDIALLKGATWPDNADGAIIHRSPPVMPGEKRLLLTLDAI; via the coding sequence ATGATAGCGACAGAAATTCCTGTTCAACCAAGATACGCCGTGTGCGGCACAACGCCGGAAATACTGGCTGATATTTTTGATCCGAAAAATAATCTGGCGGTCTGGCAGCGCCTCCTGCCTCAAAGCTGCACTGACGCCATCGAAAACCTGCTGAATGACGGAAAAAGACTGAATATTACGCAGGAAGTACCGGCCAGCGGCTGTCTTGATGTGCTCAACCACATAGTACAGCTAACAGACTGGCCCGATGCGCTGAAACAAGACATAGCGCACATCGTCGATATGTACACCTGCTTATTTGGTGTTGACTCGGCAGGGTTACGCCTGCGCACACTAGATGGCGCCATGTGCCCGAAATTTCATTTTGATCGGGTGCCCTGCCGGCTTATCACTACCTACCACGGCACCGGTACGCAGTGGCTGCCGCAAACCGGCAATAAATACCAGAACAGTATGCAGACGCTGAACAGCGGTGATATAGCGCTGCTTAAAGGCGCAACCTGGCCTGACAACGCAGACGGGGCCATTATCCATCGCTCCCCACCCGTGATGCCGGGAGAAAAACGCCTTCTGCTTACTCTTGATGCTATCTGA
- a CDS encoding catalase encodes MSESFKYDGQKGHGGEVHQTPEAADQIMTTAQGCPVHDDQNSLKAGKHGPTLLEDHIMREKIFHFDHERIPERVVHARGYGAHGYFETYDNFSDLTCADLFQRKGEQTPVFTRFSTVAGNMGSPDVARDVRGFAVKFYTKEGNWDLVGNNIPVFFIQDAMKFPDLIHAAKQEPDRGFPQAQTAHDNFWDFASLSPESVHMLMWAMSDRAIPRSYRFMEGFGVHTFKFVNSAGEEKYVKFHWKPKSGLQSVVWNEALKINGADPDFHRRDLWNAIESGDYPEWELGVQVFDQSFADQFEFDVFDSTKLIPEEQVPVQKIGKMVLNRMVDNFFAETEQVAFCTQNIVPGIDFTPDPLLQGRNFSYLDTQTKRLGGPNFTHIPINAPQCPMRHFQQDGHMAMHNPKGRVNYEPNSWPRDEYNPRACPAHGYKSSSEAIEGDKLRYRSETFADHYSQALQFYKSQTPVEQLHIQDAFVFELSKVQTPAIRERVVSHLLNVDEALAKGVAEGLGLTTLPQKAEAAMETRTDLKPSDALSIIKNAPESFKGRKLGIFCCDGADDDVLESLINSIRAEGAMVEIVAPTIYGITTRDGKRIEGQQKIDGGPSVLYDAVALVLAKEKADEVAAIPQAKDFVTDAHAHSKFIIYNEEAMPLIKEANLEDKMDAGYLSTLKADSDAIVRQLRALRFWER; translated from the coding sequence ATGTCAGAATCGTTTAAATATGATGGTCAGAAAGGACACGGAGGCGAGGTGCATCAGACTCCGGAAGCAGCGGACCAGATTATGACGACTGCGCAGGGCTGCCCTGTGCATGATGACCAAAATTCACTAAAAGCGGGAAAGCACGGACCTACGTTATTGGAAGACCATATAATGCGGGAAAAGATCTTCCACTTCGATCATGAGCGTATACCAGAGCGCGTTGTGCATGCCCGGGGTTATGGAGCCCATGGCTACTTTGAAACCTACGATAATTTTTCTGATCTGACTTGCGCAGATTTATTCCAGCGAAAAGGTGAACAAACACCGGTATTTACACGATTTTCAACGGTGGCCGGTAATATGGGGTCACCTGATGTGGCCCGCGATGTACGTGGTTTTGCGGTTAAGTTTTATACAAAGGAAGGAAACTGGGATCTTGTTGGCAACAACATACCAGTGTTTTTTATCCAGGATGCGATGAAGTTTCCAGACCTTATTCACGCTGCGAAACAGGAACCTGACCGAGGTTTTCCTCAAGCCCAGACAGCACATGATAACTTTTGGGATTTTGCAAGTCTTTCGCCCGAATCCGTGCACATGCTGATGTGGGCGATGTCCGACAGAGCAATACCACGCTCCTACAGATTCATGGAAGGATTCGGCGTTCATACCTTTAAATTTGTTAACAGTGCGGGCGAAGAGAAATACGTAAAATTTCACTGGAAGCCAAAATCAGGTTTGCAATCTGTGGTCTGGAATGAAGCCCTGAAAATTAACGGTGCCGATCCCGATTTTCACCGTCGTGATTTGTGGAACGCTATTGAGTCTGGTGACTACCCTGAGTGGGAGTTGGGCGTTCAGGTTTTTGATCAGTCATTTGCTGATCAGTTCGAATTTGATGTGTTTGACTCAACAAAACTTATTCCGGAAGAACAGGTTCCGGTACAAAAAATTGGCAAAATGGTATTGAATCGAATGGTCGACAATTTTTTTGCTGAGACAGAGCAGGTAGCATTCTGTACTCAGAACATTGTCCCTGGTATCGATTTCACCCCAGATCCGCTTTTACAAGGGCGTAACTTTTCATATCTTGATACACAGACAAAACGTCTTGGGGGCCCTAATTTTACGCATATCCCTATCAATGCTCCTCAATGTCCTATGCGTCACTTCCAGCAAGATGGGCATATGGCTATGCATAACCCGAAAGGCCGCGTGAACTACGAACCTAATTCCTGGCCGCGTGACGAATACAATCCCCGGGCCTGTCCTGCTCACGGATATAAAAGTAGTTCAGAGGCTATCGAAGGTGACAAGTTAAGATACCGCTCTGAGACATTCGCTGATCATTACAGCCAGGCTTTGCAATTTTACAAAAGCCAGACACCAGTTGAACAGCTCCATATTCAGGACGCTTTTGTGTTTGAGCTATCAAAAGTACAGACCCCGGCTATCCGCGAACGTGTTGTTTCACATCTATTGAATGTTGATGAAGCACTTGCGAAAGGTGTTGCTGAAGGTTTAGGCCTTACAACTTTGCCTCAAAAAGCTGAAGCAGCTATGGAAACGCGTACTGATCTGAAGCCTTCTGATGCTTTGAGTATTATTAAAAATGCACCAGAGTCTTTCAAAGGCAGAAAACTGGGCATCTTTTGCTGTGACGGGGCAGACGATGATGTACTGGAGAGTCTAATAAATAGCATTCGGGCAGAAGGCGCTATGGTAGAGATTGTGGCTCCGACTATATATGGCATAACTACCCGCGATGGCAAACGTATTGAAGGACAGCAAAAAATAGATGGGGGTCCATCAGTGCTTTACGATGCTGTAGCGCTTGTTCTTGCAAAAGAAAAAGCCGACGAAGTTGCTGCTATTCCGCAAGCAAAAGACTTTGTTACAGATGCCCATGCGCACAGCAAATTTATTATTTATAACGAAGAAGCTATGCCTCTGATCAAAGAAGCAAATTTGGAAGATAAAATGGATGCAGGTTATCTATCAACATTGAAAGCGGATAGTGATGCTATTGTCCGGCAGTTGCGTGCACTACGTTTTTGGGAGCGGTAA
- a CDS encoding FAD/NAD(P)-binding protein translates to MMSLSTRIAVIGSGPATVYFLYNLFRKGALSLPISIFEASQSPGRGTPYSAENTGKALLSNLAANEVPDLLMPFTQWCAHNHIEQTGTQVPRYLLGQYFQWNFFALLSRFEHVQCFAECKVIDIRQSGEYYLVKTNAGCFSRFTHLVVNTGHTGQIVQFDDAKPAYPLIESVATRYKNYHLIGSSMSAVDCCIRAAELFGEFKNNNNSLVFNPRESFSVTMYSPSGTLPHLFYYSCNFATSIETGFNKLLGNAWQETNVLNLESLYSKVCKPLIAEHCCTLYQQVAGLTLQQTIRFICNTDEPFEGQYKLKIALIAHDPEYGKFQAIIEAFCDNLYRVSTYLSSNDQYFYYDKLYPFLAKVNGALPRASALKLCALIEAGNLKIVRKKIDSVPTPSAGHRWIDCSGSTSYQIPSLLNWLINHKTIVLYTHLNDKKPVSIKVNNHYQVINHHCEEENIYIGSAQLLNEKLLTLPGLELSSRISSVIVEKIIKYYSNDVSAYSQ, encoded by the coding sequence ATGATGAGCTTATCGACTCGAATTGCTGTAATTGGAAGCGGCCCTGCAACCGTTTACTTCCTTTACAACTTATTTCGCAAAGGTGCGTTGTCACTGCCTATCTCGATTTTCGAAGCTAGCCAGTCCCCCGGGCGCGGAACGCCATACAGCGCGGAAAATACAGGTAAAGCTTTATTGTCAAACCTGGCAGCGAATGAAGTTCCGGACCTATTGATGCCTTTTACGCAGTGGTGTGCTCACAATCATATTGAGCAAACTGGAACACAAGTTCCCCGCTATTTATTAGGGCAATATTTTCAATGGAATTTTTTTGCGTTGCTCAGTCGTTTTGAACATGTGCAATGTTTTGCAGAATGCAAGGTTATCGATATACGACAATCAGGAGAGTATTATTTAGTAAAAACAAATGCTGGTTGTTTCTCACGCTTTACCCACCTAGTCGTCAATACCGGTCATACCGGGCAAATTGTTCAGTTTGATGACGCTAAACCTGCTTATCCTTTGATTGAATCTGTAGCAACGCGCTATAAAAATTATCATTTAATTGGTAGTTCAATGAGCGCTGTAGATTGCTGTATTCGCGCAGCGGAATTATTTGGTGAATTTAAAAACAACAACAACAGCCTGGTATTTAACCCACGAGAAAGTTTTTCTGTCACTATGTATTCCCCTTCCGGGACCCTCCCTCATTTGTTTTACTACAGTTGCAACTTTGCCACATCTATTGAAACCGGCTTTAATAAGCTATTAGGCAATGCATGGCAGGAAACTAACGTACTGAATCTGGAGAGTTTGTATAGTAAAGTATGCAAGCCGCTAATAGCGGAGCATTGTTGTACTCTGTACCAACAAGTTGCTGGTTTAACATTACAACAGACTATCAGATTTATCTGCAATACGGATGAACCGTTTGAGGGCCAATACAAGCTTAAAATAGCGTTGATCGCGCATGATCCAGAATATGGTAAGTTTCAGGCTATCATAGAAGCTTTTTGCGACAACCTTTATAGAGTTTCTACCTATTTATCGTCTAACGACCAATATTTTTACTATGATAAACTGTACCCATTTTTAGCCAAAGTCAATGGGGCTCTACCACGGGCATCAGCGTTGAAACTCTGTGCGCTTATCGAAGCTGGAAACCTGAAAATAGTACGTAAAAAAATTGATTCTGTACCTACTCCCTCTGCTGGACATCGCTGGATTGACTGCAGCGGTTCAACTTCATACCAAATACCTAGTTTATTAAACTGGCTAATAAACCATAAAACCATAGTACTTTATACTCATTTAAACGACAAAAAGCCTGTAAGCATTAAAGTCAATAATCATTACCAAGTGATAAATCATCATTGTGAAGAAGAAAATATTTACATTGGCTCTGCTCAGCTATTGAACGAAAAACTTCTTACTTTGCCTGGGCTGGAACTGTCTAGCCGTATTTCAAGTGTTATTGTCGAAAAGATCATTAAGTATTATTCGAACGATGTATCTGCATATTCGCAATAA
- a CDS encoding glycosyltransferase family 2 protein gives MQVSLFTLVKNRTEQLQNLITHLEKCSPLPDELNVIWMRPPCELSLIKSTYFTINHKFMTEDALPIFRAKNKGLDSAKYTLVGHIGVDVLPSFDFISKHLKTTKPGSVSVSSSYISVKEKDLYLGYKNLEDTFLKNNLDFIPSNTTGDIQNSSLFFIHREDIKKVGGYDENLGGFGINDDDFFRQCKEAELKLERVADRTFCQYRANYFCPVNHLLDFTHNASLFHKKWGAFPEVHILETFAQKGFINEDFKISGIHIVRMPTQHEVNQSVRDAVSDNLPASTLEVAV, from the coding sequence ATGCAGGTAAGCTTATTCACCCTTGTAAAAAATCGTACCGAACAATTACAAAATCTGATAACGCACTTGGAAAAATGCTCTCCTCTACCAGATGAACTAAACGTCATCTGGATGCGACCTCCTTGTGAACTTTCACTCATAAAGTCTACATATTTCACTATCAACCATAAATTTATGACAGAAGATGCATTACCTATTTTCCGAGCGAAGAATAAGGGATTGGATTCTGCTAAATATACTTTAGTTGGGCATATTGGTGTTGACGTATTACCGTCATTTGACTTTATTTCTAAACACCTAAAGACCACAAAGCCAGGCTCTGTATCGGTGTCTTCTTCTTATATATCGGTAAAAGAAAAAGATTTATATCTGGGTTATAAAAATCTGGAAGATACTTTCTTAAAGAATAATCTGGACTTTATTCCCAGCAATACTACTGGTGATATTCAAAATAGCTCATTATTTTTTATTCATCGTGAAGATATTAAAAAAGTGGGCGGATATGATGAAAATCTAGGCGGTTTTGGCATTAATGACGATGATTTTTTCAGACAATGTAAAGAGGCCGAATTAAAGTTAGAAAGAGTCGCTGATCGGACGTTTTGTCAGTATCGCGCTAATTATTTCTGCCCCGTGAATCATTTACTGGATTTTACCCATAATGCCTCCTTGTTTCACAAGAAATGGGGAGCATTCCCTGAAGTACATATTCTTGAAACATTTGCTCAAAAAGGCTTTATTAATGAGGATTTCAAAATCTCAGGTATACATATTGTGCGTATGCCAACCCAACATGAAGTCAATCAATCTGTTAGAGATGCAGTATCTGATAATTTGCCAGCATCCACACTAGAGGTTGCCGTATGA
- the gntA gene encoding guanitoxin biosynthesis heme-dependent pre-guanitoxin N-hydroxylase GntA, whose product MISLIESPDDAISQFVQQPGFPCAGAKTALNREQIHSYRFGELDDASDNLDILHHLYTFINGFNLNEHMYSSFVCIFDGPYDYTERYYEKLLWNKLQQLHNIDSRLHSWDSGVSNNPEDDNFSFSLGGQAFFIICLNPASRRKSRRFEFPAIVFNLHQQFEHLREQNKFDAFQHHIRQQDKIFNGTENPMLQDHGSDSEARQYSGRLLESNWQCPFHVNKDK is encoded by the coding sequence ATGATCTCTTTAATAGAATCTCCTGATGATGCCATTTCACAATTTGTACAGCAGCCTGGTTTTCCGTGTGCAGGGGCGAAAACGGCGTTAAATCGGGAACAGATTCATAGTTATCGATTTGGTGAACTCGATGATGCAAGTGATAACTTAGATATCTTGCACCATCTATATACGTTCATTAATGGTTTCAACCTTAATGAGCATATGTACTCTTCGTTTGTTTGTATATTTGATGGTCCCTATGACTACACAGAACGCTATTATGAAAAGCTATTGTGGAATAAGCTTCAGCAACTTCATAATATCGACTCAAGGTTGCATAGCTGGGATAGTGGTGTAAGCAATAACCCGGAAGATGATAACTTTAGTTTTAGTCTGGGGGGACAGGCATTTTTTATAATATGTCTGAACCCGGCCAGTCGTCGAAAAAGCCGCAGGTTTGAATTTCCCGCTATTGTATTTAATCTTCACCAGCAGTTTGAACACCTGAGAGAACAAAATAAATTTGATGCATTTCAGCATCATATACGCCAGCAAGACAAAATTTTTAACGGAACAGAAAATCCAATGCTACAAGATCACGGTAGTGATTCCGAGGCACGACAATATAGCGGCCGTTTGCTGGAATCTAACTGGCAATGCCCATTTCATGTTAATAAGGACAAGTAA
- a CDS encoding DUF1989 domain-containing protein, giving the protein MTHTILPRSGTAFELKQGQKLVVIDPQGEQVADLYSLNSYNHNEYLSSGRSLDYNESIKFGKGSLLYSNQSNIMFEIIEDTVEDHDFLLTPCSKDTFRHFYPEEEPVPGCHGNLVAAFAEFGIPEHLINTTFNTFMNVDINETGKISVLPPTSKAGDRTVFEAKMDMIVGLTACSAGESNNFKYKPIQYKIVD; this is encoded by the coding sequence ATGACACACACTATCTTGCCAAGAAGCGGAACCGCATTTGAATTAAAGCAGGGTCAAAAGCTCGTAGTTATTGATCCGCAAGGAGAACAGGTCGCTGACTTGTACTCTCTCAATAGCTATAATCATAACGAATACCTGTCGTCAGGCCGGTCCCTTGATTATAATGAAAGCATTAAATTTGGTAAGGGATCTTTATTATACTCAAATCAGAGTAATATTATGTTCGAAATCATCGAAGACACTGTTGAAGATCACGATTTTTTACTTACTCCTTGTAGCAAAGATACGTTCAGACACTTTTATCCTGAGGAAGAACCTGTCCCAGGTTGCCATGGTAATCTGGTCGCAGCGTTTGCTGAGTTTGGTATTCCAGAGCACCTGATCAATACCACGTTTAATACTTTTATGAATGTGGATATTAATGAAACCGGAAAAATATCTGTACTCCCTCCCACCAGTAAAGCGGGCGACAGAACTGTATTTGAAGCAAAAATGGATATGATTGTCGGGTTGACAGCTTGCTCAGCCGGGGAATCGAATAACTTCAAATATAAGCCAATTCAATATAAAATCGTCGACTGA